The following proteins are encoded in a genomic region of Gossypium hirsutum isolate 1008001.06 chromosome D05, Gossypium_hirsutum_v2.1, whole genome shotgun sequence:
- the LOC107902178 gene encoding receptor-like protein Cf-9 gives MAPYLFLCLFLFFSHLYASFSSSGSHSCSSLIQFKNSFSITEQASLFCGFKSYPKTNSWKEGTDCCSWDGVTCDHLNAHVIALDLSCSWLSGNFPSNTTLFLLPHLQKLNLAYNDFNHSKIPSEFGRFTSLFYLNLSDARFAEEVPSQVSHLSNWFHLISPLGFMTMRN, from the coding sequence ATGGCCCCCTATCTCTTTCTCTGCCTGTTCCTCTTCTTTTCCCATCTTTatgcttctttttcttcttcaggaTCTCACTCCTGCTCTTCTCTAATCCAGTTCAAGAACTCTTTTTCCATAACAGAGCAAGCGTCTTTGTTTTGCGGCTTTAAATCTTATCCCAAGACAAATTCATGGAAGGAGGGTACAGATTGCTGCTCATGGGATGGGGTCACTTGTGACCACCTAAATGCTCATGTTATTGCCCTTGACTTGAGCTGCAGTTGGCTATCTGGCAACTTTCCTTCCAATACCACTCTCTTCCTTCTTCCTCACCTTCAAAAACTCAACCTTGCCTACAATGATTTTAATCATTCCAAAATTCCATCGGAGTTCGGTCGGTTTACAAGCCTATTCTACCTCAACCTTTCTGATGCAAGGTTTGCAGAAGAAGTCCCATCCCAAGTCTCCCACCTGTCAAATTGGTTTCACTTGATCTCTCCTCTTGGATTTATGACTATGCGCAATTAA
- the LOC107931706 gene encoding receptor-like protein Cf-9 homolog — translation MVTSAAAWGLTSTGTLPSWLYTAPSLKEISLSQNQFSGHIKEFQSKSLEYLYLDNNKLSEFPQFLKGLKSLESLDLSCNKIEGKIPQWMQEVGNDSLTYLNVSHNSLTEVEHFPWKNIEVLDLSSNLISGNLPILPSTINVFLISNNSFNGEVSSLICNATNLQILDLSHNYLGGTIPQCFGNLSNSLLVLNLKKNKFYGKIPPTFAKGCQLTNFNLNGNFLEGPLTPSILNCRGLEVLDLGNNKINDTFPHWLGSLPFLQVLFLKSNHMHGSLRVNSSKSSPFFSKIQIFDLSSNYFSGPLPVRYINSFKGIINLEKIGSKLSYMGVYDSKGSDFYTYSIGIVMKGQYMELVKIFTMWMIIDLSNNQFEGGIPEVFGKLNLLKGLNLSHNNLNGGIPTSIGNLTSLEWLDLSSNRLSGTIPNGLADLQYLSSFNVSENQLHGQIPQGKQFNTFGNDSYEVNKGLCGFPVSKGCNIIEPAPPNVLETDGSKSNIDFGWKVVLIGYRCGVVFGMSVGYVVFQTGKPKWLVNLVENQQEKRRRRKSKKDRFAYGEGLHWYVSVFIIVPIPLPFIAFRAICNGSHSCSSQIQFKDSFFITEYASSYCNEIAGLQSCPKTNSWKEGTDCCSWDGVTCDHLNAHVIALDLSCSWLSGNFPPNTTLFLLPHLQKLNLAYNDFNLSKIPSDLGRFTSLFYLNLSNTGFAGEVPSQVSHLSKLVSLDLSCWADAQTIDKHALEGLVHNLTEVRHLFLDGMDMSSVNAHVFMNLSSSLRSLSLAFCDFVESWTAMQHGARSLLLSRPAAIELSSFCLVRTNGF, via the exons ATGGTCACCTCGGCTGCTGCATGGGGGTTGACTTCAACAGGAACACTTCCATCATGGTTGTATACTGCTCCCTCCTTAAAGGAAATATCTCTCTCTCAAAATCAATTCAGTGGGCATATCAAAGAATTCCAATCCAAGTCACTAGAATATTTATATCTAGACAATAATAAACTTAGTGAATTCCCCCAATTTTTAAAAGGGCTTAAAAGTTTGGAAAGCTTAGATCTCTCTTGCAACAAAATTGAAGGCAAGATTCCACAGTGGATGCAAGAGGTGGGTAATGACTCTTTGACTTACTTAAACGTATCTCACAACTCTTTGACAGAAGTTGAGCACTTCCCATGGAAGAATATTGAAGTTCTTGACTTAAGCTCCAATTTGATCAGTGGAAATCTTCCGATTCTACCTTCGACCATCAATGTCTTCTTGATCTCAAATAATAGTTTCAATGGAGAGGTCTCTTCTTTAATATGCAATGCCACTAATCTTCAAATTCTTGATTTGTCCCACAATTACTTGGGTGGAACAATTCCGCAATGTTTTGGAAATTTGAGCAACAGCCTTCTAGTCTTAAATCTGAAGAAGAACAAGTTTTATGGGAAGATTCCTCCAACATTTGCAAAGGGATGCCAATTGACTAATTTCAACTTAAATGGAAATTTCTTAGAAGGGCCTTTGACACCATCCATCCTTAATTGTAGAGGTCTGGAAGTGCTAGATCTTGGTAACAACAAGATCAATGATACATTTCCTCATTGGTTGGGAAGTCTTCCATTTTTACAAGTTCTTTTTTTGAAGTCAAATCATATGCATGGCTCCTTGCGTGTCAATAGCTCCAAGTCTAGCCCTTTTTTctctaaaatccaaatttttgacctctcaagtaattatttttctggACCCCTACCAGTGAGATACATCAATAGCTTCAAGGGTATCATAAATCTAGAGAAGATTGGGAGTAAATTGTCGTACATGGGGGTGTATGATTCGAAAGGTAGTGACTTTTATACCTATTCCATTGGAATTGTTATGAAAGGGCAATATATGGAATTGGTGAAAATTTTCACCATGTGGATGATCATTGATCTATCAAACAATCAGTTTGAAGGGGGTATTCCAGAAGTTTTTGGGAAGCTTAACTTACTGAAAGGGCTCAACCTTTCTCATAATAACCTTAATGGTGGTATCCCCACCTCAATAGGGAATTTGACAAGTCTTGAATGGTTGGACCTATCTTCAAACAGGTTGTCTGGGACGATTCCAAATGGATTGGCAGATCTGCAGTATCTTTCGTCCTTCAATGTTTCTGAAAATCAACTCCATGGTCAGATTCCTCAAGGAAAACAATTCAACACATTTGGAAATGATTCATATGAAGTGAATAAGGGACTATGTGGGTTTCCGGTCTCGAAAGGTTGCAACATCATTGAGCCAGCACCTCCAAATGTGCTTGAAACAGATGGCTCAAAATCAAACATTGATTTTGGTTGGAAAGTGGTGTTGATAGGTTATAGATGCGGAGTGGTGTTCGGAATGTCGGTGGGATATGTTGTTTTCCAAACTGGTAAGCCGAAATGGTTGGTGAATTTGGTTGAAAACCAACAAGAGAAGAGGCGAAGAAGAAAGTCAAAGAAAG ACCGTTTTGCCTATGGTGAAGGGTTGCATTGGTACGTGTCTGTCTTTATTATCGTACCAATTCCTCTGCCTTTCATTGCATTTCGTGCTATCTGTAATG gaTCTCACTCCTGCTCTTCTCAAATCCAGTTTAAGGACTCTTTTTTCATAACAGAGTATGCTTCTTCTTATTGCAATGAGATTGCTGGCCTTCAATCTTGTCCCAAGACAAATTCATGGAAGGAGGGTACAGATTGCTGCTCATGGGATGGGGTCACTTGTGACCACCTAAATGCTCATGTTATTGCCCTTGACTTGAGCTGCAGTTGGCTATCTGGCAACTTCCCTCCCAATACCACTCTCTTCCTTCTTCCTCACCTTCAAAAACTCAACCTTGCCTACAATGATTTTAatctttccaaaattccatccgaCTTGGGTCGGTTTACAAGCCTATTCTACCTCAACCTTTCCAATACAGGGTTTGCAGGAGAAGTCCCATCCCAAGTCTCCCACCTGTCAAAATTGGTTTCACTTGATCTCTCCTGTTGGGCTGATGCACAAACAATTGACAAACATGCTCTGGAGGGACTTGTTCACAACCTAACCGAGGTCAGACATCTGTTTTTGGATGGAATGGACATGTCTTCTGTTAATGCTCATGTCTTCATGAATCTATCCTCTTCTCTAAGGTCTCTCAGTCTTGCTTTTTGTGATTttgttgaaagctggactgcaatgcaacatggagccagaAGCTTGCTGctgtcgagaccagcagctatcgagctcagctcattttgcttggtgcGCACGAATGGTTTTTGA